The stretch of DNA CTGATGCCGATCGACTATCAGCGTCTGGTCGAGGTCGATCCGTCGCCGGAGGACAAGTCCATCCGTGCCGACATGCCGCTCACAGCGAGCACGTCGGTGACCGTCACCGTGCCGTCGGTCGGCGGTCTTTTCACCACCGGCTACCGATCCTACGGCGCCGCCGAGATGTGGGGTTGGCAGCGACAGGAATCGCCTCAGTTCCAAGTTGAGGGCCTCAAGGTGGGCGAGCGCCGACAGGTCCTCGTCTACGACGAATCCCGCAACCGCGTCGGCGCGACAACGGTCACGGAGAAGGACCAGGACGTGGTTATCGAGTGGGTCCCGGCCGGCAAGTTCACGGGGCGCCTTATCGACCCCGACGGCGAGCCAATCACCGACGCCACTCTCCAACTCGACTTAGAGGCGTTCAACCGCGGCGAAGTCGCCGCATGGGCGCCTCATCCGGGGAAGGTCTCCAACCCCGAAACGATCCCGGTCGATACCGAAGGCCGCTTCACACTCCATGGTATCCACCACGAGAAGAAATACTCGGCGTGGGTCTCCGCCCCGCGGTCGTTCAACGGCATGATGCGGCAACCGATGCTCGTCGGCAAAGCCCTCGTCAACGCGGCCATTGAGCCGGGTGAGGTGAAGGACCTCGGCGACATTGTCATCGGCGGCGACGACAAGGACAGCGAGGACAAAGCTGCCAAGCCCGCAGAAGAAGACAAGCCCGCAGAAGAAAAGAAACCAGCCGAAAAGCCGGCAGAGAAGCCCGAGCCGACGCAGGCGGCGGAAGCGGCGAAGAACCTCTGGGGCAAGGTGACGCTCGCCGACGGTCAGCCCGCCGCCGGCGCGCACGTCGCGCTCGTGGCGATGCGGAAGGTCACGAACAAGGGGGGCGACTACTCGCCAAACGGCGTCGTGCTCGCCGAAGGGACCGCCGATGAAGCCGGCGCGTTCCGCTTGACGCACTCGGCCGACTCCAAGTTGTTCCACTACTCAAAACTGCTCGTGCGCCGCGACGGCGCCGCGGTCGCCTCGAAGTATGTCAGCCTCGATCATGAGAACGATGCGTTGTACCTCGAATTGCCGGCCGAGCAGCCGATCCTCGCCCGGCTGGTCGATATCGAGGGCCAACCGGCGGCCGGGGTGACCGTGCGCCCGCGATTCGTAATGGAGGCCGCCAAGCCCGGCCGCGAACCCGCGGGGGCCGGCTACTCGGGTGAAGGAGCGGGACCCGCCGCGTGGATCCAGCCAGTCGTCTCCGACGCCGAAGGCCGGTTCACGCTCCATGGCGTCCCCGTTGGTTACGGCGCCTACCTCGAGGTCGATGGCGACGACCGCTTCGCGCCGCAGCAGATCTCGCTCAACACGCGCCAGCCCGAGCAACGCGGCGAGCGCGACGGGACCTACCGCTCGCTGGTGCGCAACGGCAAGCCCGGCGAGGAACTGCTCCTGCCGCTGGCGCCGGCTCAGGTTTTCGAAGGGACCGTCACTTACGCCGACACCGGCGAGCCGGCGCCGCTGGCCAGGGTGACCATCTGGGCAAGCCAACAGAAGGAGTACGGCTCGATGGTCTCCGTCGCCGGTCAGGCTGACGAGAAGGGGCGATTCCGCATCAGCCCCAAGTCGGGGGTCCGTTTCGGCATTAACGCCTACGCGCCCGAGGGGACGCCCTACCTCGCGCGACAGACCCCAACCGAGAAAGGCATTCACTGGAACGACGGCGACCGCGTCAAGCAGGTAGACGTAACGTTGCCGCGAGGCGTGCTCATAACGGGGCAGGTCGTCGAGGTCGGTACGGGACAACCCATCGCCGACGCGTCGGTGCAGTACGTTCCCGAGAGGAATAACAACCCCAACGTCGCCGACGACATCCTCACCGGCTGGCAGGCGATTCAAACGACCGACACCGAGGGCCGATTCGAGACCGCCGTGCTCCCCGGCCCCGGACGGATCGTGGTCCACGGCCCGACCGACGACTATGTCATCGCCGAATCGACAAGCCAAGAACTGAGCCGGAACAAGAAAGGTGGCAGACGCCAGTATGCCCACCACTTCGATCGGATCGACGTCACTGCCGAAGACTCGCCCGTCGAGATGACCGTGCGGCTAACGCGCGGCGGCGTCGCGAACGGCCGCTTGGTGGACGAGGCGGGCGCGCCGGTGAATGGCGCCTTAATGGTCTCATGGAGAAACATCCATGCAACCGACCTTGCATGGCGGGGACACTCTCCCCCAGTGGAGGGCGCGCGGTTCGAGGTTCGCGGGCTGCCGTCCGAAGCAGAGCACACCGTCCACTTCCTAGCGCAAGAGCAGAAACTGGGCGCCACCGTCGCGGTCCGGGCCGGTGACGTGGGAGAACGCGTCACACTTGAGCCTTGCGGCTCGGTCACGGCACGCCTCGTTGACGAATCGGGTGATCCCGTCGCCAACTTCTCTGGCGTCAGCGTGTACTTAGTTGTTCGGCCGGGACCGGACCCCCTCAACAACCCCGAGTCGGGGAGGGAGGTTGTTTCGGCCGACTCCGACTTCATCTCCAACGTGGACCGGACCAACTACCCGGACGTCCGAGCGACCGACACCGACGCCGATGGTCGCCTCCGACTGCCCGTGCTGATCCCCGGCGCTTCCTACCGGATCGTTGCCCTGAAGGACGGGGGATTCATTACTCTGAAAGACTTCCAGGCGAAGGCCAACGAAGAGCTCGACCTTGGCGATCTCACGATCGACATCGAGGTGGATCAATGAACGCCTCGCCTCCCCGCGGGTGGCAGCGCTACGAGCCGAGCGACTCGGCGCCGTGGGACCTCCAGCGTGTGGTGCACCTGCACCGCCGCGCCGGCTTCGGGGCCGACTGGGAGGCGCTCCAGCGCGACCTCGACGAAGGGCCCGACGCAGCGATCGATCGCTTGCTCAATCCGCAGCAGGACCCGGCGTTCGAGAGACTCGCCGCGACGATCGGCGACGCCGCCACCGCCTCGGGCAATCCCAACCGCCTCAAGGCGTGGTGGGTCTTTCGGATGCTCAAGTCGCCCGATCCGCTCGGCGAGCGTCTGACGCTGCTGTGGCACAATCACTTCGCGACCAGCAATCGCAAGGTCAACAACCTCGTCTGGATGCGCGAGCAGAACGACCTGCTACGGCGTCACGCGCGGGCGCCGTTCGGCGACCTTCTGCGCGCGGTCGTCAAACACCCGGCGATGCTCACATGGCTCGACGCCGACTCCAACCGCAAGGGGCGTCCCAACGAGAACCTCGGCCGCGAGCTGATGGAGCTCTTCACGCTCGGCGCCGGCGCCTATGCCGAAACCGACGTCGCCGCCGCGGCTAGGGCCCTCACCGGTTGGACCATCACGCGGCAGGCGTTCGAGTTTCGTGAGAGTCGCCACGACGACAGCGAGTTAACCATCCTCGGCCAAACGTCACCGCTCGATGGCGACGGCCTGCTCGACCTCTTGCTCGCCCGGCCCGAGACAGCACGGCGCGTCGCTAACCGGCTTGGTGGGCTGCTGATGGGGGAAGGCGCCATCGACCATGAGGCCATCAATTCACTCGCTGCAGGGTTGCAACGGAATGGCCTTAATATTGGCTGGGGCGTCGAAACGATCCTCCGCAGCGAGGCGTTCTTCCGCGACGACAACCTGCGCACGCGGGTCACCAGCCCTGCGCAGCACGCCATCGGCGCGCTGCGATCGTTGCGTCTTGCCGACTCACCGCCGAGCTCGTTGTTGGTGGCCGAGTGGATCGCCCGGATGGGCCAGGACCTTTTCTATCCGCCGAATGTGGGCGGATGGACCGAAGGCCGCTCGTGGCTATCGACCCGCACGCTGATTGCCCGAGCCAACTTCGCCAGCGCGCTCGCCGAGGGCGCGCTGTGGCGTTCGCCCGACGAGGTGGACCTCGTCGTTGGGCTGCCGCCCGGTAGTGGACCTATCGTGGAGCGGCTATCGCTCTTGTTCTGGGGTGTCGCTGCGCCCGATTCAGTCCCGGCCCTCGCCAAAGACGACGAACCGACGACCGCCGAAGCGATCGCTCGGCTGCTGTCCCTTCCCGATTCGACCCTTGGCTGAGAAGGAGGCCGTCGGTGTTCACACGGAGAGACTTTCTACGGACGACGTCGCTCGTCACCGCGGCGCCCTTTGTGCCAACCTTCCTCGCCAAAACCTCGCGGGCCGCGACGCCGGTTGCCGATGACCGCGTGCTGGTTGTCATCCAACTCGACGGCGGCAACGACGGCCTGAACACGGTTGTCCCCTACGGAGACGACGGCTACGGCCGCGCGCGCAAGGCGCTGCGGCTGAAGGAATCCGACCTGCTGAGGATTGACGACCACGTCGGCCTCCACCCACGGATGAAAGGCGCCAAGCAGCTGTTCGACGACGGACGGTTGGCGATCGTTCAGGGGGTCGGCTACCCGAACCCCGACCGCTCGCACTTCAGCAGCATGCGCATCTGGCAGTCGGGACGCCGGCACGACGCCGACCTGGAAGCCTA from Botrimarina mediterranea encodes:
- a CDS encoding DUF1800 domain-containing protein, which encodes MNASPPRGWQRYEPSDSAPWDLQRVVHLHRRAGFGADWEALQRDLDEGPDAAIDRLLNPQQDPAFERLAATIGDAATASGNPNRLKAWWVFRMLKSPDPLGERLTLLWHNHFATSNRKVNNLVWMREQNDLLRRHARAPFGDLLRAVVKHPAMLTWLDADSNRKGRPNENLGRELMELFTLGAGAYAETDVAAAARALTGWTITRQAFEFRESRHDDSELTILGQTSPLDGDGLLDLLLARPETARRVANRLGGLLMGEGAIDHEAINSLAAGLQRNGLNIGWGVETILRSEAFFRDDNLRTRVTSPAQHAIGALRSLRLADSPPSSLLVAEWIARMGQDLFYPPNVGGWTEGRSWLSTRTLIARANFASALAEGALWRSPDEVDLVVGLPPGSGPIVERLSLLFWGVAAPDSVPALAKDDEPTTAEAIARLLSLPDSTLG